aaataattggtaactccaaattttatttcttcctttttttccataaaataCTGGACATCGTTTCCATTTGTtagatgatatatttatttatataagatgagaaatttgaaatttgaaatttcgcgGCTATTCGAATATTATGCAACTTTCTCGACATTTCGTAATTTACGCATTTGCATAATTCCACATAACGATGCGTAGAGAAGCAATTGGAACGTTCTAATGCAAAGCTTGGCAAATGGCCGAATACTATTCGCAGAGGTGTTTCATGGAACTCGTTTGTCGTGGAATATTCTCCAAATGAAATTCAAATAGAAAATCGAATATTGATTTTgtcaaaattagaaaaaaagtttcatgAAAGTAGTTTTAAATTCAAGAATCGATCGCAatgacatatataaaataaattctagttcttttcctttttttcgtaaagaattaatatttgcGAAGAACGTCATCtgataaatttgtaataatttcttttttgcataataataacatgtatagaGTGGTAAAAAAAAGTCTAATTAAAATGGGTCCTAAAATCAATtctttaaatatcaataaacttttattatttatgagcGTTTGATATTGTAAGTCCCTTgacaatatattaaatgtacaCAGAGGAATTTGTTTAGAACTACACTAGTTCAAGGTTGTCTAGAtaagtttattttaaaaataacaagaactATTACTAATGTAATaatggtaaatatatatatacacatatgtatatgtacatccatatatatatgtatatatgtaatgtatgtatattatatatatgagtatatatgtagtatgtgtgtatatgtaattatattttgattttttctaaaataaagaaataacaaggAGTATAGATTAATAGATCTAATCTAATGACTATGAAACGCGTATACTTACAAATAAGACGACATTGTAAATATGTAAaacatatttaagaaaattgaCCGAACAGCATCCGTCGTCTCTAGTTCTTAATCTGGAAGAAGTACCAGGTAATCTTTCAGTACTTTTAGCCATCCTCGATCGATTTGGGTCGAAACTTGTCACCGAATCGATCGTCACCTCATCACCGGCACtacacataaaaaaaagagggaacaTGTTAGGtatgatgaaataaaagaaacatttaaacGAACAGAAGTGATAGGAAATTCTTCATCTACTTATTTCTGTAATGATTCTAAGACTTTGTAGAATTCATAAGtgtcaagtaaaaaaaagaaaggaatagagagaaaaagaaaggaaaacgtaaaagtaaagaacgtttttttttttaagatggGATCATGAAAGTATCGAGAGAAACGAataggaaaaggaaatgaaatgaGTATGACTCGACGTCCTTTTGATACGTTCCTTTGTTACTGAAGCGGTTTGGAACacaaggaagagaaggaggagaaggaggagggggaggaggagtagggggagaggaggaagagaaaggggaaagCTATAAACGCAAGAGGTAATGGTATATTAACACGTTTTTTAATCAAAGTGACAATAAGTAATAACTGTTAAGTAATGTAAACGATGACGAAACACGTCCGGTCGAGAATTAAAAGTACGTGAATAACTTTGGCTCGCTACTGTATATAATAGTTAGTTATAGCTATAGTTAtagatgacgacgacgacaacgatgacgacgatgacgacgacgacgacgacaacgatgacgacgacgacgacgatgacgaggacgacgacgacgacgacgacgatgacgacgaggacgacgatgacgacgacgacgacgacgacgacgacgacgacgacgacgatgattgGGGGCTCCGCGTTCGATCCATTCCCATCAATTGCCTCGCACGTTGAACGGTGCCACGTTCCCATCCTAGATATATCCTCATTTATCCCAATGTCCTATACGTATACGTTAGACAGTCAATTTTCCAATCTAGTCAATCATCCAATTGCATTAACCTTGTCGGCTATTCAAAAACCCCCGCTTTGCTTTTTATTGCTAGGTTCCTCCTGACTAGGTAGAAAAgacaaatttcaaaaataatatacctgGCCAACAGTCATGTCctgccttttattttttatttatttgcttccttcttttttttctcttcgtaaaCTACCgccttttctatttaatactTTCTTCCATATTCTGTTTTCTAAACGTTAAGATTTGAAATGGACATTCGTGGTAATGAATGAGTGCTCTGTTTCATTGAAACGAACGAAACTCCACAAAACAAGCTTAGATTATGGTAACGGACGAAGCCGAGTTAAATAGAGCAACGTTAGATACACGTACCGTTAGAAAGACGGAATCTCAAATTAACGTCGTCGTTATGCTTCTGCCATTTGCATGAAACACATCTAACGTAAGTACATCTTTTCTAATTCAAACCAGTTCTCATCTTCATTGccacatataaaatattcatatttctttttgttttctgttttcctctttgtctttttttgttaatttttttaattaacttttcGTTCTAATTGCTATGGGATAATTTTTTACGTGATATTGCAAGCTATGtgactttttcatttttatcgatgtcTCTTCACTCCAGATGAATAATGCTCCTTCGAGAAAAGTATACCTATGTtataacaagagaaaaaaagagaaaaggaagaaaaaagagagagaacagaaaagatatataactgGATGAACGTGAACGTTTCAACATTTTCGTTGCTCTTATTACGATTCGTTCCAACGTAATATATCCAACACGGTTTATCGATGATTCCTTATCGCTGGATGTAAATTGATCGACCATCTGGCTGTTCTTTAGAATATGTTAGGCTTAAAGAAGCTGAaggacgaataaaaaaatcggAAGAAGGATAGATACATGAAAATTTGttcatcatttatattatttttgacaaagaaaaaaaaaaaacaaaaaaaatagttttaaCAAACCCAATATACAGGATGTTAAAtgatataatcaaatatattccACCTCATTGATTCTATAagcaaatatttcaaatagaaGTTGTTAAGTTTTCAGGagataatttaatatgtattGCAGTTATTCCATAAAAGGCGCAGTTGTTAAGATATGAAAGTTgtaacaattttttgttttaattttttttttaatttggaaatcgatattttaagcTCAACAAAAgttgtagaaaatattaatacgaattTAATGAGCACCTAcaacgtattattatttcattattatttcatcattattttatcgGATTATAACGTCTTGAGGTTTAACAAAATGTATAGTTGCAATAATGCGATCAAATAtccaataaatatttgataaccAATGAATTCATCGatcaattttgtttgttttattcttttatttatttatttttgttcatacATTTTGGAAATTGTAATCATTTGAAATACAGTGTCTTTCAGCAGTCAAAGTTTGTTAAACTTTAAGGCGTCATAAATCgatgaaatatcgataaaaagataaaaagatacaaagaTACACCGTTGAtctgtattaatattttctacgattttTGTTAGACttgaaatatcaattttcattttaaaacaaTTGTTATGACTTTTATCATAACAAGCGCTCTATTGTAAGGCGAGCAGCGCTATTGCAAGGCGAACAGTGTCATCTATGAAATAGCTGTAACATATTACATCTTCTCTCTCCAAACATAGCAGCTTTCATTTGGAaacatttgtttataaaaataaacaatagagACGGAGATATTTGgttatatcgtttaaaataagacatcctttaattaataaaataaaagttaccAGACAATGTTCACTTACAATGTGTCATTGGTGAATAAATTCGGATCGATCTTCGGTATGCATTTCCATTTAAGAATCGTCGAAGATTTTCCACCGCTTCCTAATTTCTcctaaaaaaattaacaaaaattaacaaaaattaacaaaaattaataaaaatttgatgaaTGCATCAAACATATGATAGTGATATCTTGcagtataaaatttatatcaaataccATATACATATAGCACATAAAATAAGCAAAGAGTTAACAATGGACcaaaaaatctaataaataaatttgatttttcaattttgatataatatttgatattaatcgCGTCGATATACATTTAAGAATACACAgtcgattaatttataataaatagaaacgtaGATCGTAGATCAAAGATCATAAGACGATCAATTCATGATTTAactctttcaatttttacGTCGAGTCAGACTAGATAttgtttaaatgaattttgtaacaatttttttattataaaatgacacattttcatatatatatatatatatctaattaattaatatatatctaataaattaaattatgtatgttttttctaaaaaaaaaaagaaagaaaaaaaaattaaaatacaaaagaattcTTAatgaagaaacagaaagaaaaagaaagaataatactaataaagatcGGAAAGGGTTAAGAAGGATGTCAATATTCAACATCCGTTCGTGTTACCACTTCACAAAACACACATACGTAGACGATATTCAACGATATTCAGAGAGGATATTCACCTCGAAACATTTAAGTACGTTTCTCTATCCTCTCTTTCTAGTTTCTCTTCGTCGTTCTCGCCTCAATATACTTAGTACCGCAACAGGTATTCTTCTTAATCCTTTTTAACCTGTCCTGAGAGTCCTCGTTTTCGAATCGTTTATATTAACAAAGTAAATTACTCGAATGAgaatctaataattttttcgcAAGCAAAACGTAAACaaaatgagatagatagatagataaatagatagatagatagatagatagatagatagatagatagatagatagatagataggtaggtaggtaggtaggtaggtaggtaggtaggtaggtaggtaggtaggtaggtaggtaggtaggtaggtaggtaggtaggtaggtaggtaggtaggtaggtaggtaggtaggtaggtaggtagatagatagatagatagagagagagagagagagagagagagagagagagagagagagagagagagagagagaagtatgtGATCATACCTTCCAATCCTTAACACGTTCCAtcacaattatataatatttttaaccaACATGGAAAAGCTATCTTCTCTCTTAggttaaaaatttcaaacgaaaGCTTGGTTACTTCATTCGATTATGCCAATCGACCTCACTTTGCTCGTGCTCGTTACATATTATCACGATCAATCTATTCAATAAAGCAGAGGTCACAATACGTTCGACGAGCAAAAGGAAACTCGACTCAAACTCGTCCGGAACTGTCGTTCTCtaattttatctatctctttctctttatattctaATGTATTACTTCTGTTACTTCAATTTATTTTGCATGTTCTGTTCCTCCCTTATACAGGATGTACAGGCTTGTCTAAAAATTCTCAGACGAGTTAAAATTTcctagataatattaaatatttcttaaacttCATTTTTCGAGACTTTTTAGATTTGTACTTAGGCTTGCAGTTAGGTTTGTAGTTTTACAAGCTACAATCTAAAACAAAACTTCATCTAGAATGTTCCGAAAaggagtaattgatttttaaaattagctaagatttctttttttaactctgTACTTATCATATATTAGATCTATCCAAGTGTTTTGTCTGCCttttaacttaaaaaaaaaaaaaaaaataaataaaaaaaagaaattatattttttataaatattttattaatattaacaacttGAAATGAATActtcatatataatttatatataaatatactgtgtatatatatatgtatataaaaagtcattaattttttataaattcatataacacaataatatttaaattgatcgtttttatttacagATAAATTTGCAATacctaatactattatcgaatAGATGAAGTAATAAAGAAGTgtgtaaaagtattaataaaatcattttactcTCGTGTCGTGTTCACGAAGGAGTTTATTAAATAAGAGCAGAGGTTAAGAAGTGGGCCGAACAGATTGCATTTCACGAACATTGATTGATCTCTCAGtctcgtttcgttttatttctctcactCCAAAGGATTAATTCTTTGAAGGagatgacgataaaaaaaagaagaaaaaaaataaagaaaacgaagttTTGATAATGGAACGTCGAACGTTAGTGACAgttacaaaaaaaggaaagactcGAAGTCCAATAGGaaatagttttctttctttttggcaAGGAAGTCACGAGAAGGAACGGTAACTAATAACTCGAGATCGTGACTCACGACAGGAATCGTAATATAACAGCCAAGATCATGGACATTGGCCTCTAGatcttcgaaaagaaaaagaaaaaagaaaaaaaaaatgacagaaaaaagataacaacaataattactcatcttcttttttgtgcTCGTGCGTGATCttaaaaaagataggaaagtTTGCACATTCGAATACAAACGTAGAACGAATATAACagttgaataaaaaagaaaaaaaataaagaaagaaaaaaaaacaaagcttttttcgagaaaatccccaaatctttttcttcatctctttttatttatacgacATTAGAAATGGCGGGAAAAGTGTGAAAGATAAATTCAAACGTGAACCAGGAAagacgacgaaagaaaaaagacaaaaaggaaagaaagaaggaaagaaaaaagaaagaaacgaagttCTACGATATACCAAATATCATTAATTGGTTGACTCGTGTTGCTCGAAAAGGAGTTTTTTAATTGGCGGTAGGGAGtctaaaagaaaggaagagaaggtaaAGGGGCACTAACCCAGCCGTCCGTATAGCTCGACGATGTGAATTTGCATCGAACAAGAAGAGTAGTAAGAGTGATCTCCATTTAAGGCTATGATTCGTGGATCGCGGCGGCGAGATTTAAAGCATAATACGGAGGTAACCGTGATATCGACAGAGTCCTCGTTTATAGGACCTCCCGCTTACTCGTCGAACCTTATTAGCTTAATTAACATCCGCTTCCGTTCGGCCTTTGAATCTGATCAAAACTTTTCTTAACTTAACGAATTaatttgacatttttttttttatttttgttctttctttttttttatctcccttTCATCTCTTAACTCgacaaaaagataattaattaataaatgtttcgtaatgatattatatttgaattctTTAGTGATTGCGATTcatttcgaagaagaagaagaagaagaaaaaatcttcCATTCAAGATAATGAGTACTTATCATCTTAACTCGATTCAtcataaaattcatatatacttatatcttATGCGAACGTTATGCAAATAAAGATCTCATGGAAAGGTAAATATTTGTAAGAGAACATACAGAGAAAGCGTTCGTAAAAGCAGCGCCAAGCGGTCTATTCATTCAACTACCAATAGTATATGAGTTACGCAGAATACAGAGAGAAGGTGATTGGTCAGTTTAGAAAGACGATATCGCTTCGAAAGAGATGCGCAACGCGCCTCTCTTCACACgcgcgtttctctctctctctctctctctttatatatatatatatatttatatgtacatctttctatctatcttcctattctattttatctttcacgTAACGTCTACGATCTACgtcataaaaagaaacgtatcCAAGGTTCTGAAAGTCAACTACTTTATCTCGTGACTAGACTAGAACGAGGACAAGGACGCAACCGGTAAAAGAtggaataaaaacaaaagcaaaaaaagagaagattctTCCGTGATTATACTCGTTCGATTAAGTACATTGCACTTACTTACCGAGCAGTTGTTGTTTCTTCAATTCAAGGAAATGGATAATGTAACGGTAAGACTGTCTTATCTTGTTTAGGCAAGTAATGACAAACaaaaagagttaaaaaaagatagtTCTTGTAAGAAATAATGCTTTCTTGTGGCTCTTCTTGCCACGCATGGCACGAAAATCGGCCGCGAGATCGCGTAATCGTCGCGCGTCGGACCGCCGACCttcgaaacttttttctttctttagaaaaaataacacgTGTAGAAGGTcgaagtttttatttatttgagaaATGTCTTTAAGGAAGAATGTAATAAGCAACACAGTTCACAATGGCAATGACGTTTCGAACGACGACAGCGACGATGAGATAATACGAAGCAATGAAACAAACCTTCTATCTCGGAATCTTGAGCGCGACTGACGGACTCGTGGCGCGCCGAGTTCCCCTTCTCCTCCACCTTACTCTACTCAAAGCCGATTCCGTTCTCTATTCTCCCCACTATTACCGTGTACACCGGTGCAATATTTAACTTCTTCCTATAGCGTTTATCGAGATATCAAATACTGCTTTGCTAGTTATCACATAGAGCGATTCGATTTAAATGCGGTTCTTCGTTGTACCGACACACAAGTTCCCTTTTTACTTCTGGTTACGTAACGTTAGAGAGGACACAACATAATTCAATCTCTTGATAGCATATGCTTGCGAAAGGAAGTGATAAAGAAATTAGATCTGTTACTTTTTCTGCGTACTCTTTAGATTTAGTGAAATTTTATCTGGGTAAATGCATAATTAAGTATTTGTTTAAGACTTATCTACTTGAGATAtcagttaaaaaataatttcgttcaattttgatcgataaaaatacaataatcgATGATGATGAGCTTTTATTACGAAATccaatttcttatttttctttttttttttcttaaagaaaCAGTATTCAGTGtatcaatatgtatatacatatacatatacatatatatatatatatatatatatatatatatatatatctacgcgCTGAACTTACGCGTAGACGAACGTGTCGTGAATTATTTACAAAGCTAATGGCACAAAAATTCTCATATGTAATATTCTATacgatttgtttttatttcgtatagaAGAATTTTAACGAACTCTATGACCGTTTAAGGTAAAATGTAAATCGTATAGAATGTTTTCGTTTGTTAATGACATGGCGTTCGTTACAGAGTTATTGTAATTGACGATAAgacgcttcttctttttcgtttatcttttcttcacAAAGATGATCACGACGAATAATGGcgtcgacgatgacgatgacagtCAATGACGATAAACGAAGAATAGTGCCGATGTGTTCGCTGTGGTCAACAAAGATTAAGTCTTTGTCCTTCACTGGCCGTCTCGGCGAAATTACGAAGCAGGTGCtgcaataaaacaataaatttattctaattgCATTGAAAGTAATTAGCAAATGAAACGAGTTCATCGAAGAGATGCTCCAACGTCGCAAGCAGAGTTATTTGTCAACGATAAACTACATAACAAACCGTATATCTCGAGTATTTTGAGATTCGACAAGATGCTGCACCTTTGGCAATGTTTATGAATGATGATGGACGAGATAGACGAGACGAGATAGAGATGATGAGGAAGATGGATTAACTATGAAGAACAACGCGCGTACTAAGACGCCTTGAGATGAGATTACTTAATCATGACATTTTTCAACTAATTAAACTAAACGATTACTAATAGATGACAGGATACTATTAGTAATTGTTTTACTAATAGATTTCTAATAGATGAAGAGATACTATTACTAATCGTTTTACTAATGATCCTTGTCTACTACGttctcaattttctttttctcgacgtACCATTCGTGATGTACTTAGCTCTATTTGTTGATGAAATTGTTCTTCTGATGACGATTGTAACTCTCAAAATCAAAACAAGATTAGCTAAAAATTAAGttaaacaaaagaatattaatgatgAATATCACGTGATTCGACGGACCGCATGGATACCACGATGCGACCTATGTCCGaaaatgtctttttttctatttatatgtatatattaatgagaCGAACTTTCAGTAGGCGCTGGCGCAGGTGGAGCTTCTGCTGATGGTGCCGCTGCTGGTGGAGCTGCTGCTGGTGGTGCGGCTGTATCACCTGGTGCTGGTACTGGTGCCGCTGGTGGTGCGGCGGCATCAGCTGGTGCTGGTACTGGTGCAGCTGGTGCTGCAGCATCAGCTGGTGGAGCTACTGCTGATGTGGCTGAAGCATCCGCAGGTAGtgctgctgctggtgctgctgctggtgctgcATCAGTTGGAGCCGCTTCTGGAGCGGCTGCTGGCTCTGCCGGAGGAGCTGCACTTTCGGTCGTTGAAGCTGGAGTTGGTGGTGCTCCTTCCGTTGGTGGTGCACCTATACAGTCGTTAAAGAGCAATTGAATGAAACGAACGAATGTATAGGTAAACGAACAAATAGGTCACGTGTTCTATAATTGAATTGAGTTATTCAAAAGTCGCGTGAAATCCATTCATTTCGTAGTCTCTTTAAATCAATATTACctattaaacaaatttatactACCTTGATCAATTCTGACGACACAattgctttccttttttttttagagaaattatttattcaattttataatctCATTGAATATtcagattttaatttaaaatataaaaacgattatcaaTTCATTCGAATATGATCCaattatcaattttcaatAAGATCTCGATTTCTAAgcgaatgtaaaaaaagaggCAGAAAGAGAATACCTTCAGCAGGAGGAGCTGGAGCTGGAGCAGGAGCACCCTCTGCTGGTGGAGCTCCTTCACCTGGGGCCGCTGTAGCTGGTGCTCCTTCGGCTAGTGGTACACCTTCGGCTGGAGGTGGTGCGCCTTCAGCTGGAGGCGGGGCAGATCCTTCGgcaggtggtggtggtgctgtaCCTTCAGCTGGTGGAGCACCTTCTATATATCGTGAATCGTATgaaatcgaaatttttaatttaaatattaaaaaacaatatacatagaaaaattcattattttatttttccttaaaaagtgatttaataaaaaaataaaaaaataaataaataaacacaaataaaCTTTACCAGTTGGTGGAGCAGATGCTGGAGGAGCTGGTTCTGGTGTTGGTGCTGGTGGTTCAGCAGGCGGTGTTGGTTCTGGTACAGGTGCAGGAACAGGAGCAGGAGCAGGTACAGGTTCCGGTTCCTTAGGTGGAGGAACTTCCgctggaggaggaggtggagctTCGGATTCCTATGTATACAAGGTATACCATTTTTCAAACCTAATGCTCCTTAATGTCAGTAACTATGATTCAGTTTTCTTTGCTGCTATATCATCGCGAATATTTCGATGTATCTCTAACTTTtatctacttttctttcttacgatATTTTcctctataata
This Vespa crabro chromosome 7, iyVesCrab1.2, whole genome shotgun sequence DNA region includes the following protein-coding sequences:
- the LOC124425723 gene encoding tropomyosin-1, isoforms 33/34 isoform X6, which produces MADDERKRLEDEKKRKQAETDRKRAEVRARLEEASKAKKAKKGFMTPDRKKKLRLLLRKKAAEELKKEQERKAAERRRIIEERCGKPRNVDDANEETVKRVLREYHNRITSLEDQKFDLEYVVKKKDYEIADLNSQVNDLRGKFMKPTLKKVSKYENKFAKLQKKAAEFNFRNQLKQVKKKEFTLEEEDKEKKPDWSKKGDEKKESEAPPPPPAEVPPPKEPEPVPAPAPVPAPVPEPTPPAEPPAPTPEPAPPASAPPTEGAPPAEGTAPPPPAEGSAPPPAEGAPPPAEGVPLAEGAPATAAPGEGAPPAEGAPAPAPAPPAEGAPPTEGAPPTPASTTESAAPPAEPAAAPEAAPTDAAPAAAPAAALPADASATSAVAPPADAAAPAAPVPAPADAAAPPAAPVPAPGDTAAPPAAAPPAAAPSAEAPPAPAPTETNLVLILRVTIVIRRTISSTNRAKYITNAPAS
- the LOC124425723 gene encoding basic proline-rich protein isoform X8, whose product is MADDERKRLEDEKKRKQAETDRKRAEVRARLEEASKAKKAKKGFMTPDRKKKLRLLLRKKAAEELKKEQERKAAERRRIIEERCGKPRNVDDANEVELKKICRMYYDRVYLCEGQKWDLEREVRKRDYEIADLNSQVNDLRGKFMKPTLKKVSKYENKFAKLQKKAAEFNFRNQLKQVKKKEFTLEEEDKEKKPDWSKKGDEKKESEAPPPPPAEVPPPKEPEPVPAPAPVPAPVPEPTPPAEPPAPTPEPAPPASAPPTEGAPPAEGTAPPPPAEGSAPPPAEGAPPPAEGVPLAEGAPATAAPGEGAPPAEGAPAPAPAPPAEGAPPTEGAPPTPASTTESAAPPAEPAAAPEAAPTDAAPAAAPAAALPADASATSAVAPPADAAAPAAPVPAPADAAAPPAAPVPAPGDTAAPPAAAPPAAAPSAEAPPAPAPTETNLVLILRVTIVIRRTISSTNRAKYITNAPAS
- the LOC124425723 gene encoding basic proline-rich protein isoform X7, with amino-acid sequence MADDEEKKRKQAETDRKRAEVRARLEEASKAKKAKKGFMTPDRKKKLRLLLRKKAAEELKKEQERKAAERRRIIEERCGKPRNVDDANEVELKKICRMYYDRVYLCEGQKWDLEREVRKRDYEIADLNSQVNDLRGKFMKPTLKKVSKYENKFAKLQKKAAEFNFRNQLKQVKKKEFTLEEEDKENASKDKKKPDWSKKGDEKKESEAPPPPPAEVPPPKEPEPVPAPAPVPAPVPEPTPPAEPPAPTPEPAPPASAPPTEGAPPAEGTAPPPPAEGSAPPPAEGAPPPAEGVPLAEGAPATAAPGEGAPPAEGAPAPAPAPPAEGAPPTEGAPPTPASTTESAAPPAEPAAAPEAAPTDAAPAAAPAAALPADASATSAVAPPADAAAPAAPVPAPADAAAPPAAPVPAPGDTAAPPAAAPPAAAPSAEAPPAPAPTETNLVLILRVTIVIRRTISSTNRAKYITNAPAS
- the LOC124425723 gene encoding basic proline-rich protein isoform X2, with amino-acid sequence MADDERKRLEDEKKRKQAETDRKRAEVRARLEEASKAKKAKKGFMTPDRKKKLRLLLRKKAAEELKKEQERKAAERRRIIEERCGKPRNVDDANEVELKKICRMYYDRVYLCEGQKWDLEREVRKRDYEIADLNSQVNDLRGKFMKPTLKKVSKYENKFAKLQKKAAEFNFRNQLKQVKKKEFTLEEEDKENASKDKKKPDWSKKGDEKKESEAPPPPPAEVPPPKEPEPVPAPAPVPAPVPEPTPPAEPPAPTPEPAPPASAPPTEGAPPAEGTAPPPPAEGSAPPPAEGAPPPAEGVPLAEGAPATAAPGEGAPPAEGAPAPAPAPPAEGAPPTEGAPPTPASTTESAAPPAEPAAAPEAAPTDAAPAAAPAAALPADASATSAVAPPADAAAPAAPVPAPADAAAPPAAPVPAPGDTAAPPAAAPPAAAPSAEAPPAPAPTETNLVLILRVTIVIRRTISSTNRAKYITNAPAS
- the LOC124425723 gene encoding basic proline-rich protein isoform X3 — translated: MADDERKRLEDEKKRKQAETDRKRAEVRARLEEASKAKKAKKGFMTPDRKKKLRLLLRKKAAEELKKEQERKAAERRRIIEERCGKPRNVDDANEAELQTICADYWQKVYALEGDKYDLERQIRMKQFEIADLNSQVNDLRGKFMKPTLKKVSKYENKFAKLQKKAAEFNFRNQLKQVKKKEFTLEEEDKENASKDKKKPDWSKKGDEKKESEAPPPPPAEVPPPKEPEPVPAPAPVPAPVPEPTPPAEPPAPTPEPAPPASAPPTEGAPPAEGTAPPPPAEGSAPPPAEGAPPPAEGVPLAEGAPATAAPGEGAPPAEGAPAPAPAPPAEGAPPTEGAPPTPASTTESAAPPAEPAAAPEAAPTDAAPAAAPAAALPADASATSAVAPPADAAAPAAPVPAPADAAAPPAAPVPAPGDTAAPPAAAPPAAAPSAEAPPAPAPTETNLVLILRVTIVIRRTISSTNRAKYITNAPAS
- the LOC124425723 gene encoding tropomyosin-1, isoforms 33/34 isoform X10, whose product is MADDEEKKRKQAETDRKRAEVRARLEEASKAKKAKKGFMTPDRKKKLRLLLRKKAAEELKKEQERKAAERRRIIEERCGKPRNVDDANEETVKRVLREYHNRITSLEDQKFDLEYVVKKKDYEIADLNSQVNDLRGKFMKPTLKKVSKYENKFAKLQKKAAEFNFRNQLKQVKKKEFTLEEEDKEKKPDWSKKGDEKKESEAPPPPPAEVPPPKEPEPVPAPAPVPAPVPEPTPPAEPPAPTPEPAPPASAPPTEGAPPAEGTAPPPPAEGSAPPPAEGAPPPAEGVPLAEGAPATAAPGEGAPPAEGAPAPAPAPPAEGAPPTEGAPPTPASTTESAAPPAEPAAAPEAAPTDAAPAAAPAAALPADASATSAVAPPADAAAPAAPVPAPADAAAPPAAPVPAPGDTAAPPAAAPPAAAPSAEAPPAPAPTETNLVLILRVTIVIRRTISSTNRAKYITNAPAS
- the LOC124425723 gene encoding tropomyosin-1, isoforms 33/34 isoform X1 yields the protein MADDERKRLEDEKKRKQAETDRKRAEVRARLEEASKAKKAKKGFMTPDRKKKLRLLLRKKAAEELKKEQERKAAERRRIIEERCGKPRNVDDANEETVKRVLREYHNRITSLEDQKFDLEYVVKKKDYEIADLNSQVNDLRGKFMKPTLKKVSKYENKFAKLQKKAAEFNFRNQLKQVKKKEFTLEEEDKENASKDKKKPDWSKKGDEKKESEAPPPPPAEVPPPKEPEPVPAPAPVPAPVPEPTPPAEPPAPTPEPAPPASAPPTEGAPPAEGTAPPPPAEGSAPPPAEGAPPPAEGVPLAEGAPATAAPGEGAPPAEGAPAPAPAPPAEGAPPTEGAPPTPASTTESAAPPAEPAAAPEAAPTDAAPAAAPAAALPADASATSAVAPPADAAAPAAPVPAPADAAAPPAAPVPAPGDTAAPPAAAPPAAAPSAEAPPAPAPTETNLVLILRVTIVIRRTISSTNRAKYITNAPAS
- the LOC124425723 gene encoding tropomyosin-1, isoforms 33/34 isoform X5, producing MADDEEKKRKQAETDRKRAEVRARLEEASKAKKAKKGFMTPDRKKKLRLLLRKKAAEELKKEQERKAAERRRIIEERCGKPRNVDDANEETVKRVLREYHNRITSLEDQKFDLEYVVKKKDYEIADLNSQVNDLRGKFMKPTLKKVSKYENKFAKLQKKAAEFNFRNQLKQVKKKEFTLEEEDKENASKDKKKPDWSKKGDEKKESEAPPPPPAEVPPPKEPEPVPAPAPVPAPVPEPTPPAEPPAPTPEPAPPASAPPTEGAPPAEGTAPPPPAEGSAPPPAEGAPPPAEGVPLAEGAPATAAPGEGAPPAEGAPAPAPAPPAEGAPPTEGAPPTPASTTESAAPPAEPAAAPEAAPTDAAPAAAPAAALPADASATSAVAPPADAAAPAAPVPAPADAAAPPAAPVPAPGDTAAPPAAAPPAAAPSAEAPPAPAPTETNLVLILRVTIVIRRTISSTNRAKYITNAPAS